Proteins co-encoded in one Erwinia sp. genomic window:
- the fbp_1 gene encoding Fructose-1,6-bisphosphatase class 1 (ID:JIFNMEKO_00215;~source:Prodigal:2.6), whose protein sequence is MLVYTTGYGVHAFTYDPSIGVFCLSQERMCFPETGTTYSVNEGNYIRFPLGVKKYIKYCQEEEAETQRPYTSRYIGSLVADFHRNLLKGGIYLYPSTASYPEGKLRLLYECNPMAFLAEQAGGKASDGKERIMDIIPESLHQRRSFFVGNRHMVEDLEHFIAEFSDE, encoded by the coding sequence ATGCTGGTCTATACCACCGGTTATGGCGTCCATGCCTTTACCTATGACCCATCAATTGGCGTGTTCTGCCTGAGTCAGGAGCGTATGTGCTTCCCGGAAACCGGCACCACCTACTCAGTTAATGAAGGGAATTACATCCGCTTTCCGCTGGGAGTGAAGAAGTATATTAAATACTGCCAGGAAGAAGAGGCTGAAACCCAGCGCCCCTATACCTCGCGCTACATCGGTTCGCTGGTGGCAGACTTTCACCGCAACCTGCTCAAAGGGGGCATCTACCTCTACCCGAGCACCGCCAGCTACCCGGAAGGAAAATTACGTTTACTCTACGAATGCAACCCCATGGCATTCCTTGCTGAACAGGCGGGCGGCAAAGCCAGTGACGGCAAAGAACGCATTATGGACATCATCCCGGAAAGCCTGCACCAGCGCCGCTCCTTCTTCGTTGGCAACCGCCATATGGTAGAAGACCTGGAACATTTTATTGCTGAATTTTCCGACGAATAA
- the fbp_2 gene encoding Fructose-1,6-bisphosphatase class 1 (ID:JIFNMEKO_00216;~source:Prodigal:2.6) — protein MKTLGEFIVEKQHDFSHATGELTALLSAIKLGAKIIHRDINTAGLVDILGASDAENVQGEVQQKLDLFANEKLKAALRARDIVAGIASEEEDDIVIFEGYEHAKYVVLMDPLDGSSNIDVNVSAAPSSRYIIASPLSERRSLKRTSCNQATVRWRLAM, from the coding sequence ATGAAAACGTTAGGTGAGTTTATTGTCGAGAAGCAGCATGACTTTTCTCATGCCACTGGCGAGCTGACGGCCCTGCTGTCGGCAATCAAGCTGGGAGCCAAGATTATTCATCGTGATATTAACACCGCAGGACTGGTGGATATTCTCGGTGCCAGCGACGCGGAAAACGTTCAGGGTGAAGTACAACAAAAACTTGATTTGTTTGCCAATGAGAAACTGAAAGCGGCGCTGCGGGCGCGTGATATTGTTGCTGGCATCGCCTCGGAAGAAGAAGATGACATCGTTATCTTTGAAGGCTATGAACATGCCAAATATGTGGTGTTGATGGATCCGCTCGACGGCTCGTCGAATATTGATGTTAATGTCTCGGCGGCACCATCTTCTCGGTATATCATCGCGTCACCCCTGTCGGAACGCCGGTCACTGAAGAGGACTTCCTGCAACCAGGCAACCGTCAGGTGGCGGCTGGCTATGTGA
- the dorA gene encoding Dimethyl sulfoxide/trimethylamine N-oxide reductase (ID:JIFNMEKO_00217;~source:Prodigal:2.6), which translates to MKTEHQLAVMHWGTYQITREGEHITGVAPVAWDKNPSPIGYSLAESVTGKTRIRRPAVRLGYLQQGAASRQGRGKEPFVEVSWEQALDLLAGELRSVQARCGNEAIFGGSYGWASAGRFHHAQSQLHRFLKGFGGYTASTNTYSSAAGERILPHILGPLSPLHKQHTHFSVLAEHCELFVAFGGLPLRNAQVNGGGANDHMLKYWLEQLEKNGVGFVNISPVKNDLSAVKQAQWLAIKPGTDTALLLALCHTLIAESLHDTAFINSHTVGFAQLQRYLFGLDDHTVKNAEWAATITGIAREDILGLARRMAKARTMVNISWSIQRARQGEQAYWATVALTALLGQIGTPGGGLAFGYACTNLAGARRVAFSGPRLPAGDNNVNSVIPVARLADMLLTPGGEYEFDGNRCHYPDIRLVYWAGGNAFHHHQDLNRLVEAWRQPETVVVHEQYWTAQAKFSDIVLPVTTSLERNDIGSGSHDGFMIAMRQQIPPVAEARDDYAIFSELADRLGFAERFSEGRSAAEWLPQLYEASRPRAEEEGITLPPFEQFWEEGKLEYNAPLSPQIFLADFRHDPQRYPLATPSGKIELYSETVAAFAYRECPGYPYWDDEEAGFQQPQAQQWPLHLLSSQPRTRLHSQYDHGCVSQATKIQGREPLWMHPADAQPRNIQQGDIVKVFNGRGAILAGVNLSEAILPGVVQIATGAWYDPLDPTIPGSLDKHGNPNVLTEDRGSSRLGQGCSAQSCRVEIELWKEALPPITAFDPPAFVPHPQTKSAPE; encoded by the coding sequence ATGAAAACGGAACATCAGCTGGCTGTCATGCACTGGGGAACCTACCAGATCACCCGCGAAGGTGAGCATATTACTGGCGTTGCCCCCGTTGCATGGGATAAAAACCCATCGCCTATCGGCTACTCATTAGCGGAATCTGTCACTGGTAAGACACGTATCCGCCGTCCGGCAGTGCGCCTCGGCTACCTGCAACAGGGAGCGGCTTCACGTCAGGGACGTGGAAAAGAACCCTTTGTGGAAGTTAGCTGGGAACAGGCGTTAGACCTGCTGGCTGGTGAACTGCGTTCAGTGCAAGCCCGTTGTGGCAATGAGGCGATCTTTGGCGGCTCTTACGGCTGGGCCAGTGCCGGACGTTTTCATCATGCGCAAAGCCAGCTACATCGGTTTCTCAAAGGCTTCGGCGGTTACACCGCCAGCACCAATACATACAGCAGTGCAGCGGGTGAACGCATACTGCCACATATTCTTGGCCCGCTCAGCCCGTTGCATAAACAACATACCCATTTCTCGGTGCTGGCAGAGCATTGCGAACTGTTTGTTGCCTTCGGTGGATTGCCGCTGCGCAATGCCCAGGTGAATGGCGGTGGTGCCAATGACCATATGTTAAAATACTGGCTGGAACAGCTGGAAAAGAACGGTGTCGGGTTCGTCAACATCAGCCCGGTGAAAAATGATCTGAGCGCGGTGAAACAGGCGCAGTGGCTGGCAATAAAACCGGGTACCGATACCGCACTATTACTGGCGCTCTGTCACACGCTGATTGCCGAATCACTTCATGATACTGCCTTTATCAATAGCCATACCGTTGGTTTTGCACAACTGCAGCGCTACCTGTTTGGTCTGGACGATCACACAGTGAAAAATGCTGAGTGGGCTGCAACAATTACCGGTATCGCCCGCGAAGATATCCTCGGGCTGGCACGCCGCATGGCGAAAGCACGCACCATGGTCAACATCTCCTGGTCTATTCAGCGCGCCCGCCAGGGTGAACAAGCTTACTGGGCCACCGTTGCACTGACCGCGCTGCTCGGGCAAATAGGCACCCCCGGCGGCGGCCTCGCCTTTGGTTATGCCTGTACTAATCTCGCCGGGGCTCGCCGCGTGGCCTTCTCCGGCCCACGTCTGCCCGCCGGAGACAACAATGTCAACAGCGTGATTCCGGTGGCTCGTCTGGCAGATATGTTGCTGACACCGGGCGGCGAGTATGAGTTTGATGGCAACCGCTGCCACTATCCTGATATTCGTCTGGTTTACTGGGCCGGGGGAAACGCCTTTCATCACCATCAGGATCTTAACCGTCTGGTGGAAGCCTGGCGACAACCTGAAACGGTTGTTGTCCATGAGCAGTACTGGACGGCACAGGCTAAATTCTCAGACATTGTATTACCTGTGACTACTTCACTTGAGCGCAACGATATTGGCAGCGGCAGTCATGATGGCTTTATGATAGCCATGCGTCAGCAGATCCCTCCGGTAGCCGAAGCCCGCGATGATTACGCCATTTTCAGCGAGCTGGCTGACAGACTGGGCTTTGCTGAACGCTTCAGCGAAGGACGCAGTGCGGCCGAGTGGCTGCCACAGTTGTATGAAGCCTCTCGTCCACGAGCCGAAGAAGAGGGGATCACTCTGCCTCCCTTTGAACAGTTCTGGGAAGAGGGAAAACTGGAATACAACGCCCCACTCTCACCACAAATCTTTCTGGCAGATTTTCGCCATGACCCACAGCGCTATCCTCTCGCAACACCGTCAGGCAAGATAGAACTCTACTCTGAAACGGTTGCCGCATTCGCTTACCGGGAATGTCCTGGGTATCCATACTGGGATGACGAGGAAGCCGGTTTTCAGCAGCCACAGGCACAGCAATGGCCTTTGCATCTGCTTTCCAGCCAGCCACGCACCCGACTGCACAGCCAGTATGATCACGGTTGTGTCAGCCAGGCCACCAAAATTCAGGGCCGTGAACCGCTATGGATGCACCCGGCTGATGCTCAGCCGCGTAATATTCAACAGGGCGATATTGTTAAAGTATTCAACGGCCGTGGTGCTATCCTCGCCGGTGTCAATCTCAGCGAGGCGATCCTGCCCGGTGTTGTACAGATAGCCACCGGCGCCTGGTATGATCCTCTCGATCCGACTATACCCGGGTCACTGGACAAACACGGCAATCCCAATGTACTGACTGAAGATCGTGGTTCTTCCCGCCTCGGTCAGGGCTGCAGTGCGCAAAGCTGTCGGGTGGAGATTGAACTCTGGAAAGAAGCCTTACCGCCCATCACGGCTTTTGATCCTCCGGCTTTTGTCCCTCACCCGCAGACAAAAAGCGCACCTGAGTGA
- the ytfQ gene encoding ABC transporter periplasmic-binding protein YtfQ (ID:JIFNMEKO_00218;~source:Prodigal:2.6) — protein sequence MKVKSRFLALSVGLLALASGAVLAAEPLSLQGKTIGIAVVGTQHFWDREAYKGATQEVEKLGGKVIGVDGGRDNQVHANNHDILLARKVDAVISILGDSAVDPKFKALRDNGIPVFTVDHVSPYSVNNTTSDNYTLGSTIGRYMADEPGGKGKVAVFNAFSNSLRICGIRYDQWKYVLKDYPGITIIQPELAEQFANSPEDARKKTLELLSQYPKGKLDAIHVACWDQPAIGIVQALEETGRDKDVKVTAIDAGPETLEIMAEKGSPLVANIAQQPHLIGQTAADNVARFFAGQKLPAQTFIPVMPVKGPDEAKAVYKQLGYGELK from the coding sequence ATGAAGGTAAAAAGCAGATTTTTGGCGCTTTCTGTTGGCCTGCTGGCACTGGCATCCGGGGCAGTTTTGGCTGCGGAACCCCTTTCTTTGCAGGGGAAAACCATAGGGATTGCTGTTGTCGGCACTCAACACTTCTGGGACAGAGAGGCTTATAAAGGAGCCACACAAGAAGTAGAAAAACTCGGTGGTAAAGTGATTGGTGTCGATGGTGGCAGAGATAATCAGGTACACGCTAATAACCACGATATTCTGCTGGCGCGTAAAGTCGATGCGGTTATCAGCATCCTCGGTGACAGCGCGGTGGACCCAAAATTTAAAGCACTGCGTGATAATGGTATTCCGGTATTCACCGTTGATCATGTGTCGCCTTATTCTGTCAATAACACCACGTCGGACAATTACACCCTCGGTTCCACCATCGGTCGCTATATGGCCGATGAGCCGGGGGGCAAAGGCAAGGTGGCGGTGTTCAATGCCTTCTCTAATTCATTGCGTATCTGTGGTATTCGTTATGATCAGTGGAAATATGTGCTGAAGGATTATCCCGGCATCACGATTATCCAGCCGGAGCTGGCAGAGCAATTTGCAAACTCTCCGGAAGATGCGCGTAAGAAAACCCTTGAATTGTTGAGCCAGTATCCTAAGGGAAAACTGGATGCTATTCATGTTGCCTGCTGGGATCAGCCCGCTATTGGTATTGTTCAGGCCCTGGAAGAGACCGGGCGTGATAAAGATGTGAAAGTCACCGCGATTGATGCCGGTCCTGAAACCCTGGAGATCATGGCTGAGAAGGGCAGTCCACTGGTGGCTAACATTGCCCAACAGCCGCATCTGATAGGTCAGACTGCAGCAGATAATGTGGCGCGCTTCTTTGCCGGACAAAAATTGCCAGCACAGACCTTCATTCCGGTCATGCCGGTAAAAGGCCCGGATGAAGCGAAAGCGGTTTATAAACAACTGGGTTACGGTGAACTGAAGTAG
- the mglA_1 gene encoding Galactose/methyl galactoside import ATP-binding protein MglA (ID:JIFNMEKO_00219;~source:Prodigal:2.6) encodes MDRISKRFASVTALNAVTLTIRPGEIHGLIGENGAGKSTLIKILAGVYQADGGTATLDGVPLPLGKPAAIEARGIRVIHQELNLIGHFTVAESVFLGREIHSRSGMLDSSAMRQATRAFFLDTWQLEIDPERLIRQLSLAERKLVQIARALIDGGAKLVVFDEPTAPLEAHEASLVSRAILRLREQGISILYISHYLNEIATLCDRGTVLRNGEVVGYPERSVLQDTDAIIHMMVGREIDQLYTPRQQHAAPLSPLPPLLSVRALSDGHQLQAISFEIAQGEIVGVAGLLGAGRDALVDTLYGLRRAKRGEIALEGRIRRIRSPQQAIRAGMALVPRDRRHQGLILPFSAADNINLASLSDTATLGWEHRSRALQKARDWIARLSIRPGTPTLPVRAMSGGNQQKVILARWLGTDARLFILDEPTLGVDIGARSDIYQRTRQLADQGRAVLVSSSDASELLGLCDRILVMWRGALVANLPTQGLTLDTLLLTINGGQEA; translated from the coding sequence ATGGATCGTATCAGCAAGCGTTTTGCCAGTGTGACCGCTTTAAATGCGGTCACACTGACTATCCGGCCTGGTGAAATTCATGGTCTGATAGGAGAAAACGGTGCTGGAAAGTCGACATTAATCAAGATCCTCGCGGGTGTTTATCAGGCCGATGGTGGCACGGCAACCCTGGACGGGGTCCCTCTACCGTTAGGCAAACCAGCAGCAATAGAGGCGCGCGGTATTCGCGTTATTCATCAGGAACTCAATCTGATTGGCCATTTTACCGTGGCGGAGTCGGTATTTCTTGGACGCGAGATTCACTCCCGTTCTGGTATGCTCGATTCAAGCGCGATGCGTCAGGCCACTCGCGCATTTTTTCTCGATACCTGGCAACTGGAGATCGATCCTGAACGGTTGATTCGCCAGTTAAGCCTGGCTGAACGTAAACTGGTACAGATTGCCCGGGCGCTTATCGATGGTGGCGCAAAACTGGTGGTGTTTGACGAACCAACGGCACCACTGGAAGCGCATGAAGCCAGCCTGGTTTCTCGGGCTATTTTGCGGCTCAGGGAGCAGGGGATTTCGATTCTGTATATCTCTCACTATCTGAACGAAATCGCCACCTTGTGTGACCGTGGCACGGTATTGCGTAACGGTGAAGTGGTCGGTTACCCAGAGAGGAGTGTCTTGCAGGACACCGATGCCATTATTCACATGATGGTGGGCCGTGAGATTGACCAGTTATACACACCACGTCAGCAGCATGCTGCTCCTTTATCACCCCTGCCGCCACTGCTCTCGGTACGCGCTCTTTCCGACGGTCATCAGCTGCAGGCAATCAGTTTTGAGATAGCGCAAGGTGAAATTGTTGGGGTTGCCGGGTTGCTCGGTGCAGGCCGCGATGCACTGGTAGATACCCTGTATGGCTTGCGCCGCGCAAAGCGTGGTGAGATAGCGCTGGAGGGACGCATTCGGCGTATCCGCTCTCCGCAGCAGGCGATTCGCGCTGGTATGGCGCTGGTGCCGCGTGACCGTCGTCATCAGGGGTTGATACTGCCTTTCTCAGCTGCGGATAATATCAACCTGGCTTCACTGAGTGATACCGCGACGTTAGGCTGGGAACACCGTTCACGTGCATTGCAAAAAGCACGCGACTGGATAGCCCGCCTGAGTATTCGCCCGGGAACACCAACATTGCCAGTACGCGCCATGAGTGGGGGTAACCAACAGAAGGTGATTCTCGCTCGCTGGCTGGGGACTGATGCCCGCCTGTTTATTCTTGATGAACCCACCTTAGGCGTCGACATTGGCGCACGCAGCGATATTTATCAGCGTACCCGCCAGCTGGCTGACCAGGGGAGGGCCGTACTGGTTTCCTCCAGCGATGCCAGTGAACTGCTCGGTTTGTGTGATCGTATTCTGGTGATGTGGCGAGGTGCGCTGGTGGCTAATTTACCGACGCAGGGATTAACGCTCGATACATTACTGTTAACGATTAACGGTGGCCAGGAAGCATGA
- a CDS encoding hypothetical protein (ID:JIFNMEKO_00220;~source:Prodigal:2.6): MNTVLSRLALHRPAFWLEKFPLLLFVALLGWMSLQSPWFLSWQNITLMLVQSVPLAILSFGLVTVIAAGGDDVVSGGIDLSLPSIAVFGVAVLSLGMTSWLLPWPWLLLLVILLCLVCGGVMRCWYW; the protein is encoded by the coding sequence ATGAATACTGTACTCTCTCGTCTGGCGCTGCATCGTCCCGCATTCTGGTTAGAGAAATTTCCGTTATTGTTATTTGTGGCGCTTCTGGGATGGATGAGCCTGCAGTCGCCGTGGTTTTTAAGCTGGCAAAATATTACGCTGATGCTGGTGCAGAGTGTACCGCTGGCTATCCTCAGTTTTGGTCTGGTTACTGTGATTGCTGCTGGCGGCGATGATGTGGTTTCCGGAGGAATAGACCTCTCATTACCGTCAATTGCGGTGTTTGGCGTGGCGGTGCTCAGTCTTGGCATGACCAGCTGGTTACTTCCCTGGCCGTGGTTACTGCTGCTGGTAATTCTGCTCTGCCTGGTGTGTGGCGGGGTAATGCGCTGCTGGTACTGGTGA
- the fruG gene encoding Fructose import permease protein FruG (ID:JIFNMEKO_00221;~source:Prodigal:2.6), whose translation MPYALIYLAVVFAGFQLFLHHTRSGRHLQAVGGSKEMAQMSGLNVRRLTGASWMVAALAAALAVFPLLAQGSGSSSGTATPLLMEMVLATFLGAAFSRRRVVTIWGALQGVNIFWVGAIKGGLILLVLAASALQQKGSQS comes from the coding sequence TTGCCTTATGCGTTAATCTACCTGGCGGTAGTGTTTGCCGGGTTTCAGTTGTTTTTGCACCACACACGTTCAGGGCGTCACTTACAGGCGGTGGGTGGCAGCAAAGAGATGGCGCAAATGTCCGGGTTAAATGTGCGCCGTCTGACGGGGGCGTCGTGGATGGTAGCGGCTTTAGCCGCCGCGCTGGCGGTATTCCCATTACTGGCGCAGGGGTCGGGCAGCTCCAGCGGCACAGCAACACCGTTACTGATGGAGATGGTGCTGGCAACCTTTCTCGGTGCCGCTTTTTCACGACGTCGTGTGGTGACGATCTGGGGGGCGTTACAGGGGGTGAATATCTTCTGGGTGGGCGCGATCAAAGGTGGATTAATTCTGCTGGTGCTGGCGGCTTCCGCTTTACAGCAGAAAGGGAGTCAATCATGA